A portion of the Bacteroidetes Order II. bacterium genome contains these proteins:
- a CDS encoding zinc carboxypeptidase, with amino-acid sequence MFKKLHLWAILLFYTGMGMAQAQSSLKSPEEFLGYALGTAFSRHEQIQGYFRYVAEQTDRVRLVSYGQSNERRPLYYMVVTSPENMARIEEIRTNNLKMAGLMPGSSTGFEKPIVWMSYNVHGNEPASSEAAMGTLYALLNPQNPKSKEWLDKTVVIIDPCLNPDGRDRYVNWYNSVAGKRFNPLREAREHVEPWPGGRSNHYMFDLNRDWSWLTQQETQYRIKVYNEWMPHVHADYHEQGIDEPYYFPPAAEPYHAVITPWQREFQMQIGRNNAKYFDEKGWMYFTRERFDLFYPAYGDTYPVYNGSIGMTYEQGGIGGGLGVFTAEGDTLTFIQRVQTHVTTSLSNIEVSAREAGRLIAEYRKFFQQAPTYSYKSYVLRGNKGSLMALQQHLDGLGIRYGTAPTSKVYKGFNFRKNIDEPVSVKAGDLVVSVFQPKSVLTHVLFEPKSTLPDSVTYDITAWSLPYAYNIEAYALSDRIDPVASAPLSSSQAVFEPAVAYITTWNNLQDAKFLSALLQKGYKVRFGIRPMTHKGVTYAPGSLIIARHLNDRLAKPFGKEVSEIAHMFGKELIPLATGMADAGPDLGSGDVFAIKTPRVAMLTGSALSSLSAGEVWHFFDNDLSYPVTQIQADDLGRANLAQYDVLVLPNGGYGGILNESNLNKVRDWIRSGGRLIAIEGAMSFLAGKDGFRLKTKAEESGKKSAGEEDFSRRLRLYIKAERESMGDAIPGAIFRLKMDHTHPLAFGYEETYFELKQDNTLYEYLTDGDNVGVVPKNSWVTGFVGHRLKPKLQEVLAYGVVDMGRGQVVYMAENPLFRGFWYGGKLLFANAIFMVGQR; translated from the coding sequence ATGTTCAAGAAACTACACCTTTGGGCCATACTTTTGTTTTATACAGGGATGGGCATGGCGCAAGCACAATCCAGTTTAAAGTCGCCGGAAGAATTTCTCGGTTATGCACTGGGGACTGCGTTCAGTCGGCATGAACAAATACAAGGATATTTTCGCTACGTTGCTGAACAAACAGATCGTGTACGATTGGTGTCTTACGGACAGTCTAATGAGCGGCGTCCTTTATACTATATGGTTGTTACGTCGCCCGAAAATATGGCGCGGATAGAGGAAATTCGGACCAATAACCTGAAGATGGCTGGTTTGATGCCAGGCTCTTCTACGGGCTTCGAGAAACCCATTGTTTGGATGAGCTACAACGTGCATGGTAACGAGCCTGCTTCATCCGAAGCTGCTATGGGCACGTTGTATGCCTTGTTAAATCCGCAAAACCCCAAAAGTAAGGAATGGTTAGATAAAACCGTTGTAATCATAGACCCCTGTTTGAACCCTGATGGTCGTGACCGCTATGTGAACTGGTATAATTCGGTGGCAGGAAAACGATTTAACCCTCTTCGTGAGGCACGCGAACACGTAGAGCCTTGGCCAGGCGGTCGTTCAAACCATTATATGTTCGACTTGAACCGAGACTGGAGTTGGTTAACACAGCAAGAGACCCAATATCGGATTAAAGTGTATAATGAATGGATGCCCCACGTACATGCCGATTACCACGAGCAAGGCATAGACGAGCCGTATTACTTCCCACCCGCTGCCGAGCCTTATCATGCCGTTATTACACCGTGGCAGCGCGAGTTTCAAATGCAAATCGGGCGAAACAATGCCAAATATTTTGATGAAAAAGGTTGGATGTATTTTACAAGAGAACGGTTTGACCTTTTTTACCCTGCCTATGGCGACACTTATCCGGTATATAACGGATCCATTGGGATGACCTATGAACAAGGCGGCATTGGCGGCGGCTTGGGGGTGTTCACAGCCGAAGGAGACACCCTTACGTTTATACAGCGGGTACAAACGCACGTTACCACTAGTTTGTCAAACATCGAAGTGTCTGCCAGAGAAGCAGGGCGGTTAATTGCAGAGTATCGAAAATTTTTCCAACAAGCGCCAACTTATTCTTATAAATCCTATGTTTTGCGAGGCAATAAAGGGAGTCTAATGGCGCTACAACAACATTTAGATGGGCTGGGTATTCGTTATGGAACGGCGCCAACAAGTAAAGTGTATAAAGGTTTTAACTTCCGTAAAAACATAGACGAACCTGTAAGTGTAAAAGCGGGCGATCTGGTGGTTAGTGTGTTCCAGCCTAAGTCGGTATTAACGCATGTTTTGTTCGAGCCAAAATCCACTCTACCCGATTCGGTGACGTATGATATAACCGCGTGGTCGTTGCCTTATGCCTATAATATAGAGGCCTACGCCTTGTCAGACCGTATAGATCCCGTAGCGAGTGCCCCCTTGTCATCCAGTCAAGCCGTTTTTGAACCTGCGGTGGCGTATATTACCACTTGGAATAACCTCCAAGATGCCAAATTCCTTTCGGCGTTGCTTCAAAAAGGCTACAAAGTGCGGTTTGGCATCCGTCCAATGACACACAAAGGGGTAACTTATGCCCCAGGTTCGTTGATTATTGCACGTCATTTGAACGATCGTCTTGCCAAGCCTTTTGGAAAAGAAGTGTCTGAAATAGCGCATATGTTTGGTAAAGAACTTATACCACTTGCAACAGGGATGGCAGATGCCGGGCCCGATCTGGGTTCGGGAGATGTATTTGCCATCAAAACCCCGCGCGTGGCGATGTTGACGGGTAGTGCCCTTTCCTCCCTTTCTGCGGGAGAGGTATGGCACTTTTTTGATAACGACCTATCTTATCCAGTGACGCAAATTCAGGCGGATGATTTGGGTAGGGCTAATTTGGCGCAATACGATGTCTTGGTCTTGCCGAATGGTGGGTATGGTGGCATCTTGAATGAGTCTAATCTAAACAAAGTTCGTGATTGGATTCGTTCTGGTGGCAGACTTATTGCCATCGAAGGGGCAATGTCGTTTTTGGCTGGTAAGGATGGTTTTCGGCTTAAGACCAAGGCAGAAGAATCTGGCAAGAAAAGTGCTGGTGAGGAAGACTTTAGCCGCAGACTACGGCTCTACATTAAAGCGGAAAGAGAAAGTATGGGAGATGCCATTCCAGGGGCAATATTCCGTCTTAAAATGGACCATACCCATCCGTTGGCTTTTGGATACGAAGAGACCTATTTTGAGTTGAAACAAGACAATACGCTATATGAATACCTGACCGACGGCGATAATGTGGGGGTTGTTCCCAAAAATAGTTGGGTGACAGGTTTTGTGGGCCACCGTTTGAAGCCGAAACTTCAGGAAGTATTGGCATATGGGGTAGTAGATATGGGACGTGGACAGGTGGTCTATATGGCGGAAAATCCTCTTTTTCGGGGCTTCTGGTATGGTGGAAAACTCCTTTTTGCCAATGCCATTTTTATGGTAGGTCAACGATAA